A genomic region of Colletotrichum destructivum chromosome 1, complete sequence contains the following coding sequences:
- a CDS encoding Putative transcription regulator Rua1 gives MDSGQAQLRQQIQTPSFTFNPNNKFRRDVPPRTTHIINMNGNDIPVKQEGLGTPAGIWTTPTSQGMRPRPATIHEGFSYSMGDDYGTLPSWDSSPLPLQQTPSDAMSRPVSVHQQDFYPVTTMENNWHQKPCEDTFEFHGLDTEMIGQAYTTDEAVPVLDLRYQQQDGEAFNFDCGPNPRRMSGSSFTMSTSGALSDMPSYEDFSAALSEAPSFSSDYPPPSNRNSLMSSTQLSPVASPRMTPQSRSELVRTQSRGRASPSPRPGMRSAPYSVERGTTKRWSTGSYGTQQNRRQTPFVFHPGHDAFGAHQRMSSRHSSPTIQHQQVPLNFTNLQAAQQHPFMMAAPPQYQRNSMNTMLLPSQLPSNGFHPDAHHFEAPPPLLSHGLFRMLQSNADPHSLHSHYTDLSDPPDLYASLHEEQIPPPPEDMNPSDPDLVPHEQELRFEGDLYTPRWVRGHGNKREGWCGICKPGRWLVLKNSAFWYDKSFTHGISAATGNPFQEPQETRRMDGNPDVWEGLCGSCNDWIALVSSKKKGTTWFRHAYKCHTHPKIKDAPKRRRESNHNRNLAASQMAKPKVEPQQQQQQPALPMPQQAPITPQMTPSVASVTSTPTPAQMQQQQQQQQQHHQVQQHQHLQQVQSPMPQMTHGQMGQNHGQPGNVINTLEGMPGMI, from the exons ATGGACTCTGGTCAGGCACAGCT TCGGCAACAAATACAGACACCTTCCTTCACCTTCAACCCTAACAACAAATTTAGAAGAGACGTCCCGCCTCGTACAACGCATATTATCAACATGAACGGCAATGACATACCCGTCAAACAAGAGGGTTTAGGAACACCCGCTGGGATCTGGACAACTCCGACATCTCAGGGCATgcgacctcggcctgcgACCATCCACGAAGGTTTCTCTTACAGCATGGGCGACGACTACGGCACCCTACCATCGTGGGATTCATCTCCCCTGCCGCTACAGCAGACACCCAGCGATGCCATGTCGCGCCCGGTCTCGGTCCATCAACAAGACTTCTACCCCGTCACCACAATGGAGAACA ACTGGCACCAAAAGCCTTGCGAGGACACGTTTGAGTTCCACGGCCTGGACACCGAGATGATCGGCCAGGCGTACACCACGGATGAAGCCGTTCCTGTCCTCGACTTAAGATACCAGCAACAAGATGGCGAAGCCTTCAACTTCGACTGTGGCCCCAACCCGCGGCGCATGTCGGGCTCATCCTTCACCATGTCGACTTCGGGCGCTCTCTCCGACATGCCATCCTATGAGGACTTTTCGGCCGCTCTATCAGAAGCACCGTCGTTCAGTTCAGACTACCCGCCGCCGTCTAACCGCAATTCattgatgtcgtcgacgcaACTGTCGCCCGTGGCGTCTCCCCGGATGACTCCCCAAAGTCGATCTGAACTTGTCAGGACCCAGAGCCGTGGCCGAGCGTCTCCGTCGCCTCGCCCTGGAATGCGATCTGCTCCGTACAGTGTTGAGCGTGGAACGACGAAGAGATGGTCGACAGGGTCGTACGGAACTCAACAGAACCGACGTCAAACGCCTTTCGTGTTTCATCCTGGCCACGATGCCTTCGGTGCCCACCAGCGCATGTCTTCGAGACACTCGTCGCCCACGATCCAGCATCAGCAGGTTCCTCTGAACTTTACCAATCTTCAAGCCGCCCAACAACACCCGTTCATGATGGCCGCCCCGCCGCAGTACCAAAGGAACAGCATGAACACCATGCTTTTGCCCTCGCAGTTGCCGTCCAACGGTTTCCACCCTGACGCCCATCACTTCGaggccccgccgccgcttctgTCTCATGGTCTCTTCCGTATGCTTCAGAGCAACGCCGATCCCCACTCGCTTCACAGCCACTACACGGACCTGTCAGACCCCCCTGACCTGTACGCCTCATTGCACGAGGAACAGATCCCACCTCCTCCCGAAGACATGAACCCGTCTGACCCAGATCTTGTCCCCCACGAGCAAGAACTGCGGTTCGAGGGCGACTTGTACACCCCCCGATGGGTGAGAGGTCACGGCAACAAGCGTGAGGGATGGTGTGGCATCTGCAAGCCTGGCCGTTGGTTGGTGCTCAAGAATTCGGCATTCTGGTACGACAAGTCCTTCACCCATGGAATCAGCGCCGCCACGGGCAACCCGTTCCAAGAGCCCCAAGAAACCCGACGGATGGACGGTAATCCGGACGTCTGGGAAGGGTTGTGCGGCAGCTGCAACGACTGGATCGCCCTTGTcagcagcaagaagaagggtaCTACATGGTTCAGGCACGCGTACAAG TGTCATACCCATCCCAAGATAAAGGATGCGCCGAAGCGTCGACGGGAGAGCAATCACAACCGCAACCTGGCGGCATCACAGATGGCCAAGCCAAAGGTcgagccgcagcagcagcagcagcagccagcacTTCCCATGCCACAGCAGGCCCCGATCACGCCTCAGATGACGCCGTCAGTAGCTTCCGTTACCAGCACGCCGACGCCTGCTCAGatgcaacagcaacagcagcaacaacagcagcaccaccaggtccagcaacatcaacaccTTCAACAGGTGCAGTCGCCCATGCCCCAGATGACCCACGGACAGATGGGACAAAACCATGGCCAGCCGGGGAATGTCATCAATACTCTGGAAGGCATGCCTGGCATGATTTGA